From the Kwoniella pini CBS 10737 chromosome 8, complete sequence genome, one window contains:
- a CDS encoding ubiquitin-like protein ATG12 yields the protein MSITTSIHTPDLLSPSITHSAETMLSQSQLTQPTALEALEHYKKKDPSKVVVRFKAIGSAPIMKNNVFKATAGHKFQAVILFLRQQLGMKKEDPLFTYINAAFAPAPDDTVGNLFKCFGTEGHLIVNYSNTQAWA from the exons ATGTCAATAACAACTTCAATCCATACTCCTGACTTGCTGTCACCCTCTATCACTCATTCTGCAG AAACCATGttatctcaatctcaacttACTCAACCTACCGCATTAGAAGCATTAGAGCATtataagaagaaagatccatcaaaag TCGTCGTCCGATTCAAAGCTATAGGTTCAGCACcaataatgaaaaataaTGTATTCAAAGCTACAGCAGGACATAAATTTCAAGCTgtcattttatttttaagACAACAATTAGGtatgaaaaaggaagatcCTTTA TTCACATATATCAATGCAGCTTTTGCTCCTGCACCTGATGATACAGTAGgcaatttatttaaatgtTTCGGTACCGAAGGTCATTTAATAGTGAATTACAG TAATACACAAGCTTGGGCATAA